Proteins from one Bradyrhizobium roseum genomic window:
- a CDS encoding CobW family GTP-binding protein — protein MPVPILLVTGFLGAGKTTVVNHLLAHAEGRRIAAVVNDFGAINIDAELIAGASDGVVSLSNGCICCSLEGDLLRTLATLLRREPRPEFIVIETSGIADPADIVRNLMDPLIWQEAPLETVLCVVDATTDAEKLNDALLRSQLRAADVVALSKMDLVDAAARAKLCDVIRAQRPAAVVVDALHGEVPAALLFPADVDRVPAPREVGPRRPAVDRFETLSWTSERPVSLPRLQQAIGRLAPKLARAKGLFETVEQPGRLTVFQLAGGRATLAPGGTLAAGVPRTRIVFIAELGVLSRAEIDGIMKACVEAG, from the coding sequence TTGCCGGTCCCCATCCTGCTGGTCACCGGGTTTCTCGGGGCGGGCAAGACCACGGTTGTGAACCACCTGCTGGCGCATGCCGAGGGGCGGCGGATCGCCGCCGTGGTCAATGATTTCGGCGCGATCAACATCGATGCGGAGCTGATCGCGGGCGCCAGCGACGGCGTGGTCAGCCTCAGCAACGGCTGCATCTGCTGCTCGCTGGAGGGCGATCTGCTGCGCACGCTCGCCACGCTGCTGCGGCGCGAGCCGCGGCCGGAATTCATCGTGATCGAAACCTCAGGGATCGCCGATCCCGCCGATATCGTGCGCAACCTGATGGATCCCCTGATCTGGCAGGAAGCGCCGCTGGAAACCGTGCTGTGCGTGGTCGACGCTACGACGGATGCGGAGAAGTTGAACGATGCGCTGCTGCGCTCTCAATTGCGGGCCGCCGACGTGGTGGCTCTCAGCAAGATGGACCTCGTCGACGCAGCGGCCCGCGCAAAACTGTGCGATGTGATCCGCGCGCAGCGTCCGGCGGCGGTGGTGGTCGATGCGCTGCATGGCGAAGTGCCCGCAGCATTGCTGTTCCCGGCGGATGTCGACCGCGTGCCGGCGCCGCGCGAGGTCGGGCCGCGCCGGCCGGCGGTGGACCGGTTCGAGACGCTGAGCTGGACGTCGGAGCGGCCGGTGTCGCTGCCGCGCCTGCAGCAGGCGATCGGCCGGCTGGCACCGAAACTCGCCCGCGCAAAGGGATTGTTCGAGACAGTGGAGCAGCCCGGCCGGCTGACGGTGTTTCAGCTCGCCGGCGGCCGAGCGACGCTGGCGCCGGGCGGAACGCTCGCGGCCGGGGTGCCGCGGACACGGATCGTCTTCATTGCCGAACTCGGCGTTCTCTCGCGCGCCGAGATCGATGGGATCATGAAAGCCTGTGTCGAAGCCGGGTAA
- a CDS encoding amidohydrolase family protein: MGGLVISGGRIVDPASGMDAIGDVAVLDGKISAVGTGLGGAERVIDATGLVVAPGFIDLHAHGQSIPADRMQAFDGITTTLDLEAGVLPVASWYNRQAAKGRVLNYGAAANWAFARIGAMTGSNAESSLEAFGNAMRDRRWIDNIASDAEVAGILDRLAIGLNEGGIGIGILNAYAPGAGVQELTAVCQLAAAQDVPTFTHVAYMSRIDPESAAEAYIRLIGYAGATGAHMHICHFNSSSKTDIERCAVLIAKAQAQGLPITVEAYPYGTGSTVLAAAFFSDPEFEARNGLGYDSVQRVTDGHRFRDRKELLAAQAEEPSTLVLWHVLDIENNPHHRDLLDMAVLYPGGAIASDAMPWSLPDGSAYTGDAWPLPDDVTSHPRSAGCFTRFIREWVRERKKVSLLDGIRKCALIPAEILAHSTPAMRAKGRLQAGADADIVVFDFETLSDRATFTAMNRPSEGVRHLVVSGHPLISDGVLDVAARPGRPVRRPVAEA; the protein is encoded by the coding sequence ATGGGTGGTTTGGTGATCAGTGGCGGCCGGATCGTGGACCCGGCGAGCGGGATGGACGCGATCGGGGATGTGGCGGTGTTGGATGGCAAGATCTCCGCCGTCGGTACCGGGCTCGGCGGCGCCGAGCGGGTGATCGACGCAACCGGCCTCGTGGTCGCTCCCGGCTTCATCGATCTGCATGCCCATGGCCAGTCGATCCCGGCCGACCGCATGCAGGCGTTCGACGGCATCACGACGACGCTCGACCTCGAGGCGGGCGTGCTGCCGGTCGCATCCTGGTACAACCGCCAGGCCGCCAAGGGGCGCGTGCTGAACTACGGCGCCGCCGCCAACTGGGCGTTTGCGCGGATCGGCGCAATGACCGGCTCCAACGCCGAAAGCTCGCTGGAGGCGTTCGGCAACGCCATGCGCGACCGGCGCTGGATCGACAACATCGCCAGCGACGCCGAGGTGGCCGGCATTCTCGACCGTCTCGCCATCGGGCTCAACGAGGGCGGCATCGGCATCGGCATCCTCAACGCCTATGCGCCGGGCGCCGGCGTGCAGGAACTGACCGCGGTGTGCCAGCTCGCGGCGGCGCAGGATGTGCCGACCTTCACCCACGTCGCCTACATGTCCCGCATCGATCCGGAAAGCGCGGCCGAAGCCTATATCCGCCTGATCGGCTATGCCGGGGCCACCGGCGCGCACATGCACATCTGCCACTTCAATTCGTCCAGCAAGACCGACATCGAGCGTTGTGCCGTGCTGATCGCCAAGGCGCAGGCGCAAGGCCTGCCGATCACGGTGGAGGCCTATCCCTACGGCACCGGCTCGACGGTACTGGCAGCCGCCTTCTTCAGCGATCCCGAGTTCGAGGCGCGCAACGGCCTCGGCTACGATTCGGTGCAGCGCGTCACCGACGGGCATCGCTTTCGCGACCGCAAGGAATTATTGGCGGCGCAGGCGGAGGAGCCGTCCACACTGGTGCTGTGGCATGTGCTGGATATCGAGAACAACCCGCACCATCGCGATCTGCTGGACATGGCGGTGCTGTATCCCGGCGGGGCGATCGCCTCCGACGCGATGCCCTGGTCGCTGCCGGACGGCAGCGCCTACACCGGCGACGCCTGGCCGCTGCCCGACGACGTCACCTCGCATCCGCGCTCGGCCGGCTGTTTCACCCGCTTCATCCGCGAATGGGTGCGCGAGCGCAAGAAAGTGTCGCTGTTGGATGGCATCCGCAAATGCGCGCTGATTCCGGCGGAGATTCTTGCCCACAGCACGCCCGCGATGCGCGCCAAGGGCAGGCTTCAGGCGGGCGCGGACGCCGATATCGTCGTGTTCGATTTCGAGACGCTGAGCGACCGGGCAACGTTCACGGCGATGAACCGCCCGTCGGAGGGCGTACGGCATCTGGTGGTCAGCGGCCATCCGCTGATATCGGATGGCGTGCTCGATGTGGCGGCGCGGCCCGGCCGGCCGGTGCGCCGGCCCGTCGCCGAGGCGTGA
- a CDS encoding YbaN family protein — protein sequence MRSVYFVLGLLFIALGFIGAFLPVLPTTPFLILATACFARSSPRLENWLLSHPRFGASLRAWRERGAIPLRAKLLAVTGISTGFLLFWLGSAPGPILMASVGVFMLVGLVYVLSRPSA from the coding sequence ATGCGCAGCGTCTATTTCGTTCTTGGCCTTCTCTTCATCGCCCTTGGTTTCATCGGCGCATTCCTGCCGGTGCTCCCGACGACGCCGTTCCTCATCCTCGCCACCGCCTGCTTTGCACGATCCTCACCGCGGCTGGAAAACTGGCTGCTCTCGCATCCCCGTTTCGGGGCGTCGTTGCGCGCGTGGCGGGAACGCGGCGCTATCCCGCTGCGGGCCAAACTGCTGGCCGTTACAGGCATCAGCACCGGATTTTTGCTGTTCTGGCTTGGCAGCGCGCCCGGCCCGATCCTGATGGCAAGCGTCGGCGTCTTCATGCTGGTGGGCTTGGTCTACGTCCTTAGCAGACCATCGGCCTGA
- a CDS encoding ATP-binding protein, with translation MMAHELPGQAGVAAARSSKDAIVPYLPMIVAAFLMVLSVVAAGTAIWNLHDRVEKETRAGLDRVALVIAEQTSRSFQSVDLVLKGVIDRVASASAGEALTGQDLTGKGLHEYMAGEVVNLPQVANLILINAEGDYSNSSQAWPVPAMSLAHREQFKYLRDNAGGGLFVSQPVRNKLDGAWTLYLARRLSDKNGVFLGVAQAAVRLKHFEDFYASVSLGEGGSIALLRNDGMMLVRYPLIESMVGEIVGRRWRETADPGALERKEVWAEGVDGKMQYVALNAVPEFPLAVSAALTKEEVLGSWRRDAILVTVGAIGAAAGITLLLMVLVRKMRRMRHSEMLLERQNRELERSSRLLLDAQRVGKLGHWSSNESGKYAIWSPQLFDIAGIPPISPVPFDTLLSLIHPEDLQGYLVERSEARSTGKPYMHEHRWVRPDGSIRWVRIESDPQSAFDKERSGTFGIVLDLTERKQAEAVAEESQARLVDAIESLAQGFILYDREDRFVLANSHFREMFPELARVLTPGMQYDEVLRAALRLDLFGKLDADAEEWLARTKAWHYAGSKAVERMNDMGRWIQFVDHKTSDGGTVGLRTDITEFKQVQTALEQKLGDLERIRADLEMQKRELLETSEDLVKAKDAAEAASRAKSDFLAMMSHEIRTPLSGMVGMIELLRETPLSLEQERFTALAKESSDGLLNVVNDILDFSKLEAGRISPEFIEFDIVHVVKGVASLMTSKARDKGLELSIAVADGLPHWLKGDGNRIRQVLLNLVNNAIKFTDAGRIGIEVSHQSLADDQVELRIEVTDTGIGIGPETQLQLFNPFVQADTSVSRKYGGSGLGLAICKQLCGLMGGAIGVDSHSGKGSRFWFTARCGIGSPRIADAPSLVPDLDRSIKVLVAEDSPIIATLISSLLKKQNFEVQMVTNGLQAVAAVTKDTYDIVLMDINMPEMDGISATRAIRALPGRQSSLPIVALTANAIVGQREIYLAAGMNDYVTKPIQPHTLFQAIQRWVAPAGAGTAAASSADEASESTQLQG, from the coding sequence ATGATGGCTCACGAACTACCCGGGCAGGCTGGCGTTGCGGCGGCTCGATCGTCAAAGGATGCCATCGTACCTTATCTGCCGATGATCGTCGCGGCTTTTCTGATGGTGCTGTCGGTCGTCGCGGCCGGAACCGCGATCTGGAACCTGCATGACCGGGTAGAGAAAGAGACGCGAGCAGGCCTCGATCGGGTCGCGCTCGTGATCGCGGAACAGACGTCGCGCTCCTTTCAGTCCGTCGATCTCGTCCTCAAGGGGGTGATCGACCGCGTCGCCTCGGCATCTGCCGGAGAGGCGCTCACCGGACAGGATCTCACCGGCAAGGGATTGCACGAATACATGGCCGGAGAGGTTGTGAACCTTCCGCAAGTCGCCAATCTCATCCTGATCAATGCCGAAGGTGACTACAGCAACAGCTCGCAAGCCTGGCCCGTGCCCGCAATGTCGCTGGCCCACCGCGAGCAATTCAAGTATCTCCGCGACAATGCGGGTGGAGGCTTGTTTGTCAGCCAGCCGGTCAGGAACAAGCTTGACGGCGCCTGGACGCTCTATCTGGCGCGCCGCCTCTCCGACAAGAATGGCGTGTTTCTCGGCGTGGCGCAGGCGGCGGTGCGGCTGAAGCATTTCGAGGATTTCTACGCTTCGGTGTCGCTCGGCGAAGGCGGGTCGATTGCGTTGCTGCGGAACGACGGAATGATGCTGGTGCGATACCCGTTGATCGAAAGCATGGTCGGTGAAATCGTCGGAAGGCGATGGCGCGAGACGGCCGATCCGGGCGCACTGGAGCGAAAGGAGGTGTGGGCCGAGGGCGTCGATGGAAAGATGCAATATGTGGCCCTCAACGCCGTACCCGAGTTTCCGCTGGCCGTTTCGGCGGCGCTTACAAAGGAGGAGGTGCTCGGTTCCTGGCGTCGCGATGCCATCCTGGTGACGGTCGGCGCCATCGGCGCGGCTGCAGGCATCACCCTTCTGCTGATGGTGCTGGTCCGGAAGATGCGCAGGATGCGTCATTCCGAAATGCTGCTGGAGCGGCAGAACCGGGAGCTGGAGCGAAGCAGCCGCCTCCTGCTCGATGCCCAGCGGGTAGGGAAGCTGGGTCACTGGTCGTCCAATGAATCGGGAAAATATGCAATCTGGTCTCCGCAATTGTTCGACATCGCGGGAATTCCTCCCATCTCGCCGGTGCCGTTCGACACCTTACTTTCGCTGATCCATCCCGAGGACCTGCAGGGCTACCTTGTCGAGCGCTCCGAGGCGCGATCGACGGGAAAGCCCTATATGCACGAGCATCGCTGGGTCCGTCCCGATGGAAGCATTCGATGGGTGCGGATCGAAAGCGATCCTCAATCTGCTTTTGACAAGGAGCGCAGCGGCACCTTCGGCATCGTGCTGGACTTGACGGAACGGAAGCAAGCGGAAGCCGTCGCCGAGGAGTCCCAGGCCCGGCTCGTCGACGCCATCGAGTCGTTGGCTCAGGGTTTCATACTCTATGACCGCGAAGATCGCTTCGTGCTGGCGAACAGCCATTTCAGGGAAATGTTTCCCGAACTCGCACGCGTCCTGACGCCTGGAATGCAGTATGACGAGGTGCTGCGCGCCGCATTGCGGCTGGACTTGTTCGGCAAACTCGACGCCGACGCTGAAGAATGGCTCGCGCGCACGAAGGCATGGCATTATGCCGGCAGCAAAGCCGTGGAGCGCATGAATGATATGGGCCGGTGGATCCAGTTCGTCGACCACAAGACATCCGACGGCGGCACCGTCGGCCTGAGAACCGACATCACCGAGTTCAAGCAAGTCCAGACCGCGCTGGAGCAGAAGCTCGGAGATCTCGAGCGGATTCGAGCCGATCTCGAGATGCAAAAGCGGGAATTGCTGGAAACGTCGGAAGACCTCGTCAAGGCAAAGGACGCGGCAGAGGCAGCCAGCCGGGCCAAGTCCGATTTCCTGGCGATGATGAGCCACGAAATCCGGACGCCGTTGAGCGGCATGGTCGGGATGATCGAGTTGCTCCGCGAGACGCCGTTGAGCCTGGAGCAGGAGCGTTTCACCGCGCTGGCCAAGGAGTCGTCCGACGGGCTTCTCAACGTGGTCAACGACATTCTGGACTTTTCGAAACTGGAAGCCGGGCGAATTTCGCCGGAGTTCATCGAGTTCGATATCGTCCACGTGGTCAAGGGCGTTGCCTCGCTCATGACGTCAAAGGCGCGCGACAAGGGACTGGAGCTCTCGATCGCCGTTGCGGACGGCCTTCCGCATTGGCTGAAGGGGGACGGCAATCGCATACGCCAGGTTCTGCTCAATCTGGTCAACAACGCCATCAAGTTCACGGACGCCGGCCGCATCGGCATAGAAGTCTCTCATCAATCGTTGGCGGACGACCAGGTGGAGTTGCGGATCGAGGTCACCGACACCGGCATCGGTATCGGCCCGGAGACGCAGCTGCAGCTTTTCAATCCGTTCGTTCAGGCCGATACTTCCGTCTCGCGAAAGTACGGTGGCAGCGGATTGGGATTGGCGATCTGCAAGCAGCTCTGCGGCCTCATGGGGGGAGCCATCGGCGTCGACAGCCATTCGGGCAAAGGCAGCAGGTTCTGGTTCACGGCGCGATGTGGGATCGGCTCGCCCCGTATCGCCGACGCGCCTTCCCTCGTGCCGGACCTCGATCGTTCCATCAAGGTGCTGGTCGCCGAAGACAGTCCCATCATCGCAACGTTGATATCGAGCCTGCTCAAGAAGCAGAACTTCGAGGTGCAGATGGTCACGAACGGCTTGCAAGCCGTGGCCGCGGTTACGAAAGACACATACGATATTGTCCTGATGGACATTAACATGCCGGAGATGGACGGCATCTCCGCGACGCGGGCGATTCGCGCGCTGCCCGGACGGCAATCGAGCCTTCCAATCGTCGCGTTGACGGCAAACGCCATCGTCGGCCAGCGGGAAATCTATCTCGCCGCCGGAATGAACGACTACGTGACCAAGCCGATACAGCCGCATACCCTGTTCCAGGCCATCCAGCGCTGGGTCGCCCCGGCTGGCGCCGGAACGGCGGCCGCTTCGTCAGCGGACGAGGCGAGTGAAAGCACTCAGCTCCAAGGCTGA
- a CDS encoding TRAP transporter substrate-binding protein, producing MFRLVKTFALAACVAALASPAAAQTKWNLPAAYPADNPHSVNLLAFAKDVGDATGGKLQITVHTAASLFKAPEIKRAVATGQAQAGEVLISLHENEDPMFGIDVVPFMATSYPAAKKLWLASKPSVEKKLASQGLMLLFAVPWGPQGIYAKKDINTLEDMKGLKWRAYNVGTSRIAELVGAQPVTIQAAELPQALATGVVNAFMTSGSTGYDSKAWESMTHFYDTQAWIPKNVTFVNKAAFDALDKPTQDAILKAAAVAEERGWKLAEEKAKWYLEQLQANKMKVLPPPAALKTGLEKVGEQLTADWLKKAGADGEAVIAAYKK from the coding sequence ATGTTCAGGCTCGTTAAAACGTTTGCACTGGCCGCCTGCGTCGCGGCGCTCGCATCACCCGCAGCGGCGCAGACCAAGTGGAACCTCCCGGCAGCCTACCCGGCGGACAATCCGCATTCGGTGAACCTGCTCGCGTTCGCCAAGGACGTCGGCGACGCGACCGGCGGCAAGCTGCAGATCACCGTGCATACGGCCGCCTCGCTGTTCAAGGCACCGGAGATCAAGCGCGCGGTCGCCACCGGGCAGGCGCAGGCCGGCGAAGTCCTGATCTCGCTGCATGAGAACGAAGATCCGATGTTCGGCATCGACGTCGTCCCGTTCATGGCGACAAGCTACCCGGCCGCCAAGAAGCTGTGGCTGGCGTCGAAACCATCAGTCGAAAAGAAGCTCGCCTCGCAGGGCCTGATGCTGCTGTTCGCGGTGCCGTGGGGGCCGCAGGGCATCTACGCCAAGAAGGACATCAACACGCTGGAGGACATGAAAGGCCTGAAGTGGCGCGCCTACAATGTCGGCACCTCGCGCATCGCCGAACTGGTCGGCGCGCAGCCGGTCACCATCCAGGCGGCGGAACTGCCGCAGGCGCTGGCGACCGGCGTGGTCAACGCGTTCATGACCTCGGGCTCGACCGGCTACGACAGCAAGGCTTGGGAGAGCATGACGCACTTCTATGATACCCAGGCCTGGATTCCGAAGAACGTCACCTTCGTGAACAAGGCGGCGTTCGACGCGCTCGACAAGCCGACCCAGGACGCGATCCTCAAGGCGGCGGCGGTCGCCGAGGAGCGCGGCTGGAAGCTCGCGGAAGAAAAAGCCAAGTGGTATCTTGAACAGCTTCAGGCCAACAAGATGAAGGTGCTGCCGCCGCCTGCCGCGTTGAAGACGGGTCTTGAGAAGGTCGGCGAGCAGTTGACCGCCGACTGGCTGAAGAAGGCCGGCGCGGACGGTGAAGCCGTGATCGCGGCCTACAAGAAGTAG